Proteins from one Oncorhynchus masou masou isolate Uvic2021 chromosome 12, UVic_Omas_1.1, whole genome shotgun sequence genomic window:
- the LOC135549507 gene encoding LOW QUALITY PROTEIN: alpha-taxilin-like (The sequence of the model RefSeq protein was modified relative to this genomic sequence to represent the inferred CDS: inserted 2 bases in 2 codons) gives MAEELSRQLENILNTYCLEDNGEDGVNLPNGQSYCPVLNGLANEKELDAKPEEVKVNAGGVEKVKIQEKKKVKGLGKEITLLMQTLNTLSTPEXLCKKYADLLEERRNNQKLMRVLQKKQSQLVQETDHLRNEHIKTILARSKLESLCRELQRHNRTLKDNGMQRARVEEEKRKEVTSHFQVTLFDIQAQVEHHDETNTILRLENSELAEKLKKLIQQYELREEHIDKVFKHKELQQQLVDAKLHQAQGLLIESEDRHHREKDFLLKEAAESQRMCELMKQQEVHLKQQLSLYTEKFEEFQTTLSKSNEVFTTFKQEMEKMTKKIKKLEKETTMYRSRWESSNKALLNMAEEKTLQEREFDSLQGKVGRLEKHCRXERNELSKKVQGLSAGPEDDTSPGDESTSLAPIDSQVPSPDPDTTTPSSPTPCCHFSPEWDTENQACGASLTAQE, from the exons ATGGCTGAGGAGCTGAGCCGCCAGCTGGAGAACATCCTCAACACCTACTGCCTGGAGGACAACGGGGAGGACGGGGTTAACCTGCCCAACGGCCAATCATACTGCCCCGTGCTCAACGGCCTGGCCAATGAGAAGGAGTTGGATGCCAAGCCGGAGGAGGTCAAAGTGAACGCCGGCGGAGTGGAGAAAGTGAAGATTCAAGAGAAGAAGAAGGTGAAGGGGCTGG GTAAAGAGATCACCCTGCTAATGCAGACCCTGAATACTCTGAGTACTCCAG GCCTCTGTAAGAAGTATGCTGATCTG ctgGAGGAACGGCGGAACAATCAGAAGCTAATGAGGGTCCTGCAGAAGAAACAGTCTCAGCTGGTGCAGGAGACGGACCACCTGAGGAACGAACACATCAAAACCATCCTGGCACGCAGCAAACTGGAGTCACTCTGTCGGGAGCTGCAGAGACACAACCGCACACTCAAG GACAACGGGATGCAGCGTGCGcgtgtggaggaggagaagaggaaggaagtGACATCACACTTCCAG GTGACTCTGTTTGACATCCAGGCCCAGGTGGAGCATCATGACGAGACGAATACCATTCTGAGGCTGGAGAACTCTGAGCTGGCAGAGAAGCTCAAGAAACTCATCCAACAGTACGAACTACGAGAGGAG cACATTGACAAGGTGTTCAAGCATAAGGAACTGCAGCAACAGTTGGTGGATGCTAAGCTACACCAGGCTCAGGGTTTGCTCATAGAGTCAGAGGACCGCCATCACAGAGAGAAGGACTTT CTGCTGAAGGAAGCGGCAGAGTCTCAGAGGATGTGTGAGCTCATGAAGCAGCAGGAGGTGCATCTCAAACAACAG CTGTCCTTATACACAGAGAAGTTTGAGGAGTTCCAGACTACTCTGTCCAAGAGCAACGAGGTGTTCACCACATTCAAACAGGAGATGGAGAAG aTGACGAAGAAGATCAAGAAGCTGGAGAAGGAGACGACCATGTATCGTTCCAGGTGGGAGAGCAGCAACAAGGCCCTGCTGAACATGGCTGAGGAG aAAACTCTGCAGGAGCGTGAGTTTGACAGCCTCCAGGGAAAGGTAGGGAGGCTGGAGAAGCATTGCA ACGAACGCAACGAACTCAGCAAGAAGGTACAGGGCCTTAGCGCCGGCCCAGAGGACGACACAAGCCCAGGAGATGAATCCACCTCCCTCGCCCCCATAGACTCCCAGGTGCCCAGCCCAGACCCCGACACCACCACCCCTAGTTCCCCCACACCCTGCTGCCACTTCAGCCCAGAGTGGGACACTGAGAACCAGGCCTGTGGAGCCTCCCTCACTGCCCAGGAATGA
- the LOC135549506 gene encoding probable histone deacetylase 1-B, whose protein sequence is MALSSAGGTKKKVCYYYDGDVGNYYYGQGHPMKPHRIRMTHNLLLNYGLYRKMEIYRPHKASGEEMTKYHSDDYIKFLRSIRPDNMSEHSKQMQRFNVGEDCPVFDGLFEFCQLSTGGSVAGAVKLNKQQTDIAINWAGGLHHAKKSEASGFCYVNDIVLAILELLKYHQRVLYIDIDIHHGDGVEEAFFTTDRVMTVSFHKYGEYFPGTGDLRDIGAGKGKYYAVNYPLRDGIDDESYEAIFKPVMAKVMETFQPSAVVLQCGADSLSGDRLGCFNLTIKGHAKCVEYMKSFNLPLLMLGGGGYTIRNVARCWTYETAVALDSIIPNELPYNDYFEYFGPDFKLHISPSNMTNQNTNDYLEKIKQRLFENLRMLPHAPGVQMQAIPEDAPHPDSGDEEDEGPDKRISIRAHDKRIACEEEFSDSEDEGQGGGGRRNAANHKKTKRVKTEEEKEAEEKKDVKEEKETEEKMDTTGPTEETKTS, encoded by the exons GCGACGTGGGTAATTATTACTATGGTCAGGGTCATCCCATGAAACCCCACAGGATCCGTATGACCCACAACCTCCTGCTCAACTATGGACTGTACAGGAAGATGGAGATATAT agACCTCACAAGGCCAGTGGAGAGGAGATGACCAAGTACCACAGTGACGACTACATCAAGTTCCTGCGTTCCATCCGGCCAGACAACATGTCAGAGCACAGCAAACAGATGCAGAGAT TTAATGTAGGAGAGGACTGCCCAGTGTTTGACGGCCTGTTTGAGTTCTGTCAGCTCTCAACGGGAGGCTCTGTCG cGGGGGCAGTGAAGCTGAACAAGCAGCAGACGGACATCGCCATCAACTGGGCTGGAGGACTCCATCATGCCAAGAAGTCTGAGGCCTCTGGGTTCTGCTACGTCAACGACATTGTCCTCGCCATCCTGGAGCTGCTCAA GTACCACCAGAGGGTGTTGTACATAGACATCGACATTCACCATGGAGACGGAGTGGAAGAGGCTTTCTTCACCACAGACCGGGTCATGACTGTCTCCTTCCACAAGTATGGAGAATACTTCCCTGGTAccggagacctgagg gaCATTGGAGCAGGAAAGGGGAAGTACTACGCTGTAAACTACCCTCTCAGAGACGGCATCGACGATGAGTCTTACGAAGCCATCTTCAAGCCT GTGATGGCTAAAGTGATGGAGACGTTCCAGCCCAGTGCCGTCGTGTTACAGTGTGGAGCCGACTCTCTGTCAGGAGACAGACTGGGCTGTTTCAACCTGACCATCAAAG GTCATGCTAAGTGTGTTGAGTACATGAAGAGTTTCAACCTGCCTCTGTTGATGTTGGGAGGTGGCGGTTATACCATCCGTAACGTGGCTCGCTGCTGGACCTACGAGACCGCTGTGGCTCTGGACAGCATTATACctaacg AGCTGCCTTACAACGATTACTTTGAATACTTTGGTCCTGACTTCAAGCTCCACATCAGCCCGTCTAACATGACCAACCAGAACACCAATGATTACCTGGAGAAGATCAA acaGAGGTTGTTTGAGAACCTGCGCATGCTGCCCCACGCCCCGGGGGTCCAGATGCAGGCCATCCCAGAAGACGCTCCACACCCGGACTCTGGAGATGAGGAGGACGAGGGCCCTGACAAACGCATCTCca TTCGGGCCCATGATAAGAGGATAGCCTGTGAAGAGGAGTTCTCTGACTCTGAGGAtgagggacagggaggaggggggaggaggaacgCTGCCAACCACAAGAAGACCAAACGCGTCAagactgaggaggagaaggaggcagaggagaagaaAG atgtgaaagaggagaaagagacagaggagaagatgGACACAACAGG GCCGACAGAAGAAACGAAGACGTCCTGA